A genomic segment from Pseudoxanthomonas sp. CF385 encodes:
- the pssA gene encoding CDP-diacylglycerol--serine O-phosphatidyltransferase gives MNEIKPPPRSRGIYLLPNLFTTAGLFAGFFAIIAAANGQFVNAAIAVFVAGLMDGIDGRVARLTGTSSDFGVQYDSLADLVSFGLAPALVMYHWSLSALKFDGGVMGRVGWVVAFLYAACAALRLARFNTQVGTVDKRWFIGLASPAAAGLMMSFVWAFADGELGWTGEELRYVALAVTLVAALLMVSRIRFWSFKGTGEGGAKADRIPFVVLALVPLALAILFIDLPRTLFAVGVVYALSGPAHWLWQRTRRTRDGAA, from the coding sequence ATGAACGAAATCAAACCGCCCCCGCGCTCCCGCGGGATCTACCTGTTGCCCAACCTGTTCACCACCGCGGGCCTGTTCGCCGGGTTCTTCGCGATCATCGCCGCCGCCAACGGCCAGTTCGTCAATGCGGCCATCGCCGTGTTCGTCGCGGGCTTGATGGACGGCATCGACGGCCGTGTGGCGCGCCTGACCGGCACCAGCAGCGACTTCGGCGTGCAGTACGACTCGCTGGCCGATCTGGTCAGCTTCGGCCTGGCGCCGGCGCTGGTGATGTACCACTGGTCGCTGTCCGCGCTGAAATTCGACGGCGGCGTGATGGGGCGGGTCGGCTGGGTGGTGGCGTTCCTCTACGCGGCCTGCGCGGCACTGCGGCTGGCGCGCTTCAACACCCAGGTCGGCACGGTGGACAAGCGCTGGTTCATCGGCCTGGCCAGCCCGGCGGCGGCCGGGCTGATGATGTCCTTCGTCTGGGCCTTCGCCGACGGCGAGCTGGGCTGGACCGGCGAAGAACTGCGCTACGTGGCGCTGGCGGTCACGCTGGTGGCGGCGTTGTTGATGGTCAGCCGGATCCGCTTCTGGAGCTTCAAGGGCACGGGCGAGGGCGGTGCCAAGGCCGACCGCATCCCGTTCGTCGTGCTCGCCCTGGTGCCGCTGGCGCTCGCGATCCTGTTCATCGATCTGCCGCGCACGCTGTTCGCGGTGGGCGTGGTCTATGCGTTGTCCGGGCCTGCCCATTGGCTGTGGCAGCGGACGCGCCGCACGCGGGACGGCGCCGCATGA